From Erigeron canadensis isolate Cc75 chromosome 8, C_canadensis_v1, whole genome shotgun sequence, one genomic window encodes:
- the LOC122578096 gene encoding divinyl chlorophyllide a 8-vinyl-reductase, chloroplastic — protein MSTTCASFFYSITLNPSSSRFNNLVSSNKLQLTPSSPFSSFLSKTHISNTKRLNLVTATATPTNLESSPPKSSSFRDKNPKDINVLVVGSTGYIGNYVVKELVNRGFNVIAVCRERSGIKGKNSKEETLSKLNGANVCFSDVTNMDVFEKSLENLGVSIDVVVSCLASRTGGVKDSWKIDYEATKNSLLAGKQFGAKHFVLLSAICVQKPLLEFQRAKLKFEAELIKEAENNEDFSYSIVRPTAFFKSLGGQVELVKDGKPYVMFGDGKLCACKPISEPDLASFIADCVLKPDKINQILPIGGPGKALTPLEQGEMLFKLAGKKPNFIKVPIEIMDFAIGVLDFLVNIFPSMEDAAEFGKIGRYYAAESMLIYDPETKQYSDEDTPSYGKDTLEDFFKRVLEEGMAGQELGEQTFI, from the coding sequence atgTCAACAACTTGTGCTTCCTTTTTCTATAGCATCACTCTGAATCCTTCATCTTCAAGATTCAACAATCTTGTTTCTTCAAATAAACTTCAACTAACCCCATCATCaccattttcttcatttttatcCAAAACCCATATTTCCAATACAAAAAGACTCAATCTTGTGACTGCTACTGCAACACCCACAAATCTTGAATCATCACCTCCAAAGTCATCATCTTTTAGAGACAAAAATCCTAAAGATATCAATGTTTTAGTTGTGGGCTCAACTGGGTACATTGGTAATTATGTTGTTAAGGAATTGGTTAACAGGGGGTTTAATGTAATTGCTGTTTGTAGAGAAAGAAGTGGAATTAAAGGTAAAAACAGTAAAGAAGAGACCTTAAGTAAGCTCAATGGTGCTAATGTTTGTTTTTCAGATGTGACAAATATGGatgtttttgaaaaaagtttGGAAAATTTAGGTGTGTCAATTGATGTTGTTGTGTCTTGTCTTGCTAGTAGGACTGGTGGTGTTAAAGATTCATGGAAAATTGATTATGAAGCTACAAAAAATAGTCTTTTAGCTGGTAAACAATTTGGGGCtaaacattttgttttgttatctGCAATTTGTGTGCAAAAGCCTCTGCTTGAGTTCCAAAGAGCTAAGCTTAAGTTTGAGGCTGAGTTGATTAAAGAAGCCGAAAATAATGAGGATTTTAGTTACAGCATTGTTCGTCCGACCgcattttttaaaagtttaggAGGGCAAGTTGAGCTAGTGAAAGATGGAAAACCATATGTGATGTTTGGAGATGGAAAGTTGTGTGCTTGTAAGCCTATAAGTGAGCCGGATTTAGCTTCGTTTATCGCGGATTGTGTGTTGAAACCTGATAAGATTAATCAGATTTTGCCTATAGGTGGTCCAGGGAAGGCATTGACACCATTAGAACAAGGGGAAATGTTGTTTAAACTTGCGGGAAAGAAACCGAATTTCATTAAAGTCCCTATTGAGATCATGGATTTTGCCATTGGGgttcttgattttcttgttaATATATTTCCTTCAATGGAAGATGCTGCGGAGTTTGGGAAAATCGGAAGGTATTATGCGGCCGAAAGTATGTTGATTTATGATCCCGAAACTAAACAATATAGTGATGAGGACACCCCGAGTTACGGGAAGGATACATTGGAAGATTTCTTTAAACGGGTGCTTGAAGAAGGAATGGCAGGACAAGAACTAGGAgaacaaacatttatttga